Within the Bosea sp. 685 genome, the region GAAATCGTAACGGGCGCAATGCTCATACTCGGCATCAAAACCCGCTTTGCGGCGATCGCCGCCACCCCCGTCATGCTGGGCGCCACCTGGGCCCACTCCGGGAATGGATGGCTGTTCAGCGGCGCGGGCGGAGGTTGGGAATACCCGCTCTTTTGGACGGCTGCCCTGGTGTCGATTGCGTTGTTGGGCGATGGCGCTCATGCCATTGCCCCAACGGCCACCGTCGCACCGTCGGCATCCAACCGATAGACCGGCTTGCCGTCTGCAAAGTCGACCGCCAGCTCGCGCCGCTGTGAGCCGCCTTCGTTGTCGCGGTCGATCGCTCCTTCGATACTGAGAAGAAGCGATCATTCTCGCCGCGCCCTCGAGGCGCGGGCACATGGCTGGTCGCGCCGGCCCCTCCCAGCGTTCGTCCTACGGGACAGCGGGTTCGTGGGAAGTCCAACGCTTTGGCAGACGGCATCTCAAACAGGTCGACGCGACACTGGAATGTCGGCATCGGTCCATGCTGTCGCAAAGCCATGCGGGGCCACGGCACAACGGAACTGGATCATCGACATTCGCGTAAACTGGCCCTGTTAGCTGGGCCAGGTTCGATCCAAGATGTCGCTTGGTGTGGAGCTATGTCGAAGGCTCGTCGGTCGATGGGAGCACGATGAAAGACCTGGTCGTCCCATTGTCGTCTAGCGTCGAACCCGTGCAAATCCCGCTTAGAAGCTGGATCTGTGCGCTTTGTAGCCTCGTTTATCACGAGCGGGACGGCTGGCCGGACGAAGGCATCCCACCCGGTACGCGGTGGATCGACGTGTCCGAGGACTGGCTTTGTCCAGACTGCGGTGCGGCCAAGGGTGACTTTGAGATGACGGAGCTCTGAAGTCGCCCAGGGGGTTGGAACCTTTCAACGTGGCGCCGCAGATGGCCGCCAAGGAGCTACCATGTACGTGCCGCCGCATTTTGATGTTTCGCGCCTTGAGACGCTTTGCGATTTTATCGACAATAACGCTCTCGGCGTCCTTGTCACGCACGGCAAGAGCGGGCTGGACGCCAACCACATTCCATTCGAGCTGAACCGCACGCAGGGGCCGCATGGCGTGTTGCACTGCCACGTCGCCCGCAACAATCCTGTTTGGCAGGATATCGCCTCGGGGGACGAGGTGCTCGTCGTATTCCGCGCGGCGGACGCATACATCTCGCCTCAGTGGTATCCGAGCAAGCACGACTTCCACAAGCAGGTGCCGACGTGGAACTACCTCGTCGTCCATGCTCATGGTCGTGTCACGATCAGGGACGACGAGCGTTACGTTCGTGGAATGGTCGCGAGATTGACCCGTACGCACGAGGCGTCGCAGCCCGTGCCGTGGAAGATGACGGATGCCCCCAAGGACTTCATCGATGCGATGCTCAAGGCGATCGTCGGTATCGAAATCGAGATCACGCGCCTCGTGGGGAAATTCAAGCTGAGCCAAAACAAGGAAGAACGCGATATCCGCGGCGCCGGAGAAAATCTGGTCGAGCGGGGCGACACATATGTTGGCGAGAGGATGCTAGAGGCAGCCGCGGCCAAACTCGTTTGAAAATACCGTGACGACGACGGTGGTCTAATCCGTGACGTCGGATGAACGTGCGCATCTTTGGCTCCGGTGTTCGCGGCATGGGGCCGAAGGGGCGGAGTCATGGGGATGGCGCTAGCCCCGCGCCCTCCCATCGGTGCGGCCGTTGGCACGCCATCATCCGGGGCGCGGCGATCACCCTTGCGGGTCAGTTCAACGATTTCGGAAAGCTTGCGGGGCGCACTCGATCCCAGCTGGAATCGTGGGGTCGAGGCGCGACCTTCAGCCACCGACTTTCACCGACCCGGATGGAGCGACTTCAAACTCAATATCGCCTGGGCCCTTCTGCGTGATGCGTCCGATGAGACCATGGATGTCGCCCAGAACCCACAAGTCCCGAACCTTGTCACCCTCGAAAGTGAAGATCGGCATTCCGTTCCACCAGACATGACGCCCGGTCGCCGCAAGGCCGAACATGGGCTCGCGGTGGATGCCGTGAAAGCGCAGCTTCGCGGACACCCTGTCCTCCTCCTCGATCATCACAAGGATGTCGGAGGTGTAGTCGCCCAAGGATTGAGTCACCCAACGAACGTAGTCCGCGAATTGGGAATGCCCTACCAACGTCGGTCCCAAGGAGCCTCGGAAGGTGAAATCCGGATGGAAGATGTCGGGGATCAGCGAGACGTCCGCGTGGTCCCACATGTCCTTGTAGAATTTTCTGACCAACTCCTTCCTTGGACTAAGAACCGTTCCTTCGAAGCTCAGTGCTGGTTCGGTATCCATCAAAGTCCTCCAATGTCTCACGGCCGCCGTTCGCGTCGTGGCTTGATCGTCTGGTCACGAATGCAAGTATGAGATGCCACGGCCGATGTGCTCTGGAGCATCGTCCCCGGTCACGACGAGGTTGTCGGTGAGGAAGTGGACCAGCGGCCGGACGAGTTCGGTGGTCTGCGTCCCGTCCGATAGGATCACGATCTCCATCTGCGGGAGGGCCGGCCAGCCTTCCTCGGTCGTGAGGACGCGCATGCCGCGCCCCAGGAATGACCTGCCCAGAGCTGTCACGCCAAGTCCTCCTTCCACTGCCGCCTGGGCTCCCAGGAGGCTGCTGGCCGTACAGGACACCCGCCAATCCAAGTTGGCCTGGGACAGACGCTCGATCATCAAGGCACGATACGTGCAGGGTATGGGAAGCATGACCAACCGGATCGGCTTCGCATCGATCGCGAAATCGCTGCTCGCCATCCAAGTGAGCGCTTCACGCCAGATCGTCTTCCCGCGCTGGCTGGTTCGATCCTTCTTTGCGATCACAGCGTCGAACCTTCCTTCGTCGAAAGCCGCCACCAGGTTGCAGCTCAAGCCGGTGGTGACATCGACCTGCACCCGGGGATAGGCGCTCGCGAAACTGGCGAGGATCGAGGGCAGCTGGCGGGGGATTGCGTCCTCGGAGATCGCCAGCCGCAACGTGCCTTCCACCTTGGGTTCGCGAAGTTCGCGCACGACCTTGTCGTTGAACTCGATCATCTGCCGCGCGGCCGCGAGCAATTTCTCCCCTTCGAGGGTCAAGCCGATCGAGCGGCTGTTGCGGTCGAACATCCGCTGGCCGAGGATACCCTCCAACCGCAGTACCTTCTGGCTCACGGCGGATTGGGACCTGCCCACCAGGGGCGCGGCTGCGCTGAAGCCTCCGGAATCGGCGACGGCCACGAACGCCCTGAGCAGATCAATCTCAAGGTCTGGGTATCTCATGCCGAAGCCTCCGCAAATCGATGAACGGGCCGAACAAGACGCGACGTTTCAGCGTTCGGGCCAAAGCTGCTCGATGGGGAGAGCGGTCTTGTACTTGACCTGTTTCAACGAAAAACTCGATCGAATGCTTGAGACGGCCTCGATCTTAGTGAGTTTGTCGAGGATGAAATCCCTCAGGGCCACCGTGTCGGTGACGACGACGCGCAGAAGATAGTCCGAGTCGCCGGACATCAGATAGCATTCCATGACCTCCGGCAATTCGATGACCACCTTCTCGAACCTCTCCAGATTTTTCTCCGTCTGGTTCGTCAGCGAAATCTGGATGAAGACGCTCACCGTGCTGCCGATCCTTTCAGGATCCAACAACGCCACGTACCTGCTCACGACACCCTTGTCTTCGAGCTGCT harbors:
- a CDS encoding DoxX family protein produces the protein MIELKSAPYGILLLRLTTGLALLAHSLLLKVFVFTMAGTTAFFQSIGLPGLLAWGVLVVEIVTGAMLILGIKTRFAAIAATPVMLGATWAHSGNGWLFSGAGGGWEYPLFWTAALVSIALLGDGAHAIAPTATVAPSASNR
- a CDS encoding rubredoxin; the encoded protein is MKDLVVPLSSSVEPVQIPLRSWICALCSLVYHERDGWPDEGIPPGTRWIDVSEDWLCPDCGAAKGDFEMTEL
- a CDS encoding FMN-binding negative transcriptional regulator, which translates into the protein MYVPPHFDVSRLETLCDFIDNNALGVLVTHGKSGLDANHIPFELNRTQGPHGVLHCHVARNNPVWQDIASGDEVLVVFRAADAYISPQWYPSKHDFHKQVPTWNYLVVHAHGRVTIRDDERYVRGMVARLTRTHEASQPVPWKMTDAPKDFIDAMLKAIVGIEIEITRLVGKFKLSQNKEERDIRGAGENLVERGDTYVGERMLEAAAAKLV
- a CDS encoding ester cyclase — its product is MDTEPALSFEGTVLSPRKELVRKFYKDMWDHADVSLIPDIFHPDFTFRGSLGPTLVGHSQFADYVRWVTQSLGDYTSDILVMIEEEDRVSAKLRFHGIHREPMFGLAATGRHVWWNGMPIFTFEGDKVRDLWVLGDIHGLIGRITQKGPGDIEFEVAPSGSVKVGG
- a CDS encoding LysR substrate-binding domain-containing protein, with the translated sequence MRYPDLEIDLLRAFVAVADSGGFSAAAPLVGRSQSAVSQKVLRLEGILGQRMFDRNSRSIGLTLEGEKLLAAARQMIEFNDKVVRELREPKVEGTLRLAISEDAIPRQLPSILASFASAYPRVQVDVTTGLSCNLVAAFDEGRFDAVIAKKDRTSQRGKTIWREALTWMASSDFAIDAKPIRLVMLPIPCTYRALMIERLSQANLDWRVSCTASSLLGAQAAVEGGLGVTALGRSFLGRGMRVLTTEEGWPALPQMEIVILSDGTQTTELVRPLVHFLTDNLVVTGDDAPEHIGRGISYLHS
- a CDS encoding Lrp/AsnC family transcriptional regulator, with the protein product MLRSALDRADRRILAELQNSGRISNVELAGKVGLSPSPCLARVKQLEDKGVVSRYVALLDPERIGSTVSVFIQISLTNQTEKNLERFEKVVIELPEVMECYLMSGDSDYLLRVVVTDTVALRDFILDKLTKIEAVSSIRSSFSLKQVKYKTALPIEQLWPER